From the genome of Desulfobulbaceae bacterium:
AGAGCGAGGAAAAGTACAGGACACTCATTGCCAATATCCGTGCAGCAGTGCTAGTCCATGACAAGGATACCCGTATCCTGAGTTCTAACTCTATGGCACAGCAGCTGCTCGGGCTTACAGAAGATCAGATGTTAGGTAAAGAGGCAACTGATCTAGACTGGCATCTTCTCCGGGAGAACGGCACGAAAATGCCTGTAGATGAGTACCCGGTCAACCTGGTGTTATCCAGCCGTCAGCCATTACGAGATTACCTCGTTAAAATATTCAGGCCCGAAATAAATGGGCTTTCCTGGCTCTTAGTTCATGCCGATCCGGTGTTTGATGACTCGACTGCCCTCAAGCTTATTATTGTAACCTTTATGGACCTCTCGGAGCAAAAAAAGATCGAGACATCATTGCGGGAAAATGAAGAAGAGCTTCGTATACTAAACGAAGAGTTGGAACAGCGGGTTTGTGAACGAACCAAAGAACTGGAATCGAAAAACGTTGAACTGGCTAAAGTAAATAAAATTTTTGTAGGCCGGGAACTACGCATGGTTGAACTGAAGAAGAGAATCAGCGATTTGGAGATGAAAATCATGGAAGGGAGTGATGTAGTGTGAAAAACCTGTCACCTCATATTAGAGCCAATCGCACTTTCTACATTCGGTGTGACTGGATGGTATTGATGACAGCACTGGTCATTTTTCTCTCGCTAGGAGTCCATGCCCAAGCGCAGGATAACGGCAAGGTAGGAGCCAGAGAAGTAGTCGCGGCCTTTCCCAAAAATTTTCCTCCCCACTGCTTTCTGGACGAAAAAGGGGAGCCGGCCGGGTTTGCCATTGATGTCCTGAATCGTGTCGCAAGTATGATAAACGTAACGGTTAGGTATAAACCGGAACATAGCTTTGTTGAGGCGGTCAACTCATTAAATGACGGAACAGCAGACCTCATCCCTAACTCAGGGGTCACAGCTGAACGAGCACTTGAATATGATTTTACCATTCCTGTGGAGACCCTTAATGTTGTACTTTTTATTCGGAAGACATCCCATGACATTAAGGGTTTAGATGATCTGGAAGGTCGGAAAGTTGCCGTACTCCCTACCAATGTTGGTGAACAAATTGTCCGTGAACGGGGAAATATCACAGGTGTGGTCTACTCTGAAATATCGACTGCTCTTTTTGATCTGCTGGCCGGACATGTGGATGGATTCATTTATCCAAAACCGGCGGTCCTGAAACTGGCAAGACAAGCGAGAATCGATGATCATTTTACAATTGTCGGGCCACCGCTTGCTGAGATCAAGAGGGCAATCAGGTTGCGCAAAGGTGATCCGCTGTTGGACCAGCTTAATCCGGCTTTGAAACAATTCCTCCGGACCAAAGACTACCAGAACATTTATATGAAATGGTATGGGAAACCGCAACCTTTTTGGACAACGACTACAGTTGCCTTGACAATGGGAGCTATCTTATCTCTTCTGTTGTTTTGTATGTTTGTCTGGCGCTACAAAAGTTTAGCCCATTTGAATATCCTGTTAAATAAAGAAGCTAGTATTCGGAAAGAGGTAGAGGGAGAGCTCCGGACTCATCGAGACCGTCTTGAGGAATTGGTGTCTGCACGAACCAGCGAGTTAACCGAAAGTGAAGAGCGTTTCCACAATCTTTCTGATGCCGCTTTTGAGGGAATTGTTTTTACTGAAAAGGGAAGAATTCTTGAAACCAATGAAACTTTTTGCTCAATGTTTGGTTATCAATCGTCTGAACTTCTTAGCATGGATGCCAGCGACTGTGTAACTTTTGAAGAAAGAGAAAATGTTAAAAATAAAATACTTTCAGACTACGAACTTCCTTATGAGACAGAAGGTTTAAAAAAAGACGGAACCACCTTCCCCATAGAGGTTCGAGCCAAGATGTTCACTTACCAAGGGCGTTTAGCAAGTGTTTCAGCAATCCGTGATATCTCTGACAAGAAGAAAGCCCAAGAGAAACTTGCCGTAAGCGAAGCCCAGCTCAAGAATGCTCAGCGTTTAGCTCATGTTGGCAATTGGTCACTCAATCTGCAAACCAATTACCTGGAGTGGAGCGATGAGATATATCGGATCTTTGAGATAGAGAAGAAGAAATTTGCAGCATCATACGAGGCATTCCTCGATGCCATTCACCCAGATGATCGTGAGATGGTGAATAAGGCATATAGCGGATCTCTCACCTCGAAAATACCTTTTTCGGTAGAGCACCGTCTGCTCATGAAGGACGGCAGAATCAAATATGTCATTGAACAATGTGAGTCTTACTATGATAATAACGGAGATCCAACAAGCTCTGTTGGGACAGTTCAGGATATTACAAAGCGCAGAACGGCCGAACTTGAGCTTGAAAAACTCAACGAGGAACTCGAAAAGCGAGTCACAGAACGTACAAGGCAACTCCAGATAACAAGCAACGATCTACAGGACACCCAGCGTTCCCTAATGAACATTGTGGAAGATCTCAATGAAAAAAGTAGGGAGCTTGAAATTTCTAATGCCAAACTTCAGGGACTCGATAGACTGAAATCCTTGTTTATTGCCTCCATGAGCCATGAATTACGGACCCCGTTGAACTCCATTATTGGATTTTCAACCATAGTTCTTGACGAATGGTTCGGACCCTTGAATGAAGAACAGAAGACAAAGTTGGCCATTGTTCTCAGGACCGGCAAACACCTGCTGACCTTAATCAATGATGTTATCGATGTCTCTAAGATCGAGGCGGGAAAAATGGATTCCACGATCGAAGAGTTTGATATTCGTGATCTTGCCAACGAGGCCCTTGAACTGGTTAAAAAAGACATTGATGACAAGGGCCTTTCCCTACAGATTGAGGTGAAGCCTAAAAAACTTCATGTTGATCGGCGTCGACTTTTTCAATGTTTGTTGAATCTGTTTTCAAATGCCGTCAAGTTTACCGAGCAAGGGACTATTACCATGAAAACCTCCCTGCTTAAAGGAAGCTCTACCTTTAATGGCAAGGATTGTCTGCAAATTACCGTCAGTGACACCGGTATCGGGATAGCAGAGAAAGATCTGCCCAGGTTGTTTACTCCATTTTACCGTCTTGATACACCCTTACGAGTGCGAGAAAAAGGGGCCGGTCTTGGCCTCTATCTGGTCAAAAAGATAACAGAGGAGATCCTCCAGGGCGAAGTCGGCATGGAAAGCATTTACGGCAAAGGGAGTTCATTTTTTATGAAAATTCCACTTGTTGCACAAACAGGGGAGGAAAACGATGAAAACAGTTCTGGTGGTTGAAGACAACCAAGATAATCTTGAACTAATCAGCATAGCTCTGAAAAGAAGCGGCTACAAGGTCATATCTGCTGAAACCGGGGAAATGGGTGTTGAAATTGCTGTTCAGGAAAGACCATATTTTATTGTCATGGATATTGACCTGCCCGGCATAGACGGCTTTGAAGCTACACGAAGACTGAGAGCGTCCGAAGCCAATTGCGATATACCTATCATAGCCATCACCTCTTTTGCCATGTCTGGGGATAAAGATAAGATTATTGGGATCGGTTGCAACGGATATTTTGAGAAACCGATCAACCCCCTGACCATCGTTGATGATATCAATAAGATACTGGAGGAACTTGGCAAATGAAGATCCTAATTGTTGACGATAACATTGATGACCGAGTCCTGTTGCGGCACATTGTTGAAAGAAATGGACATGAGCCTATCGAGGCCAAAGATGGAAAGGAAGGCCTTGAAATTGCCGTACACCACCATCCTGACCTGATTATCTCAGATGCCCTGATGCCTGTTATGGATGGATTTGTCTTTCTCAAAAAAATAAAAGAGGATGAAGTCCTGCGAACCATCCCTTTTATCTTTTACTCTGCCACCTATCAAGAAGATAAGGACGTGGCACTTGCTAAAAGGCTAGGCGCTCGCGCTTATATTTTTAAACCCAAAGATCCCATTGAGTTGTGGGCTGAAGTTGAGCAAACACTTTTTAGTTGCCAGCAAGAGACCGCAGTTTCGTCCAAATTACTCAAGGAAGACGAAGTTGAATGTCTTGAGCAGTACAGCGAAATTGTTGCAACTAAACTCGAAGAAAAAGTTGCTGAACTGGAAAATGCCCTATGCCTTTGCGTGGAGTCTGAACGAGAGATACAAGAACAACATGAATGCCTGCAAAATGTCCTGGATGCCCTGACCCATCCATTTTACATCATCAATGCCAGCGACTATACAATTGTTCTGGCAAATAAGGCTTCTCATTTGTCAAGATATAAGGCCGGGATCACTTGCTACCAGCTTACCCACAATCAGAGTAAACCTTGTACGGGACAAGATCACCCATGCACCATCATTGAAATAAAGAAGAACCTGGGTCCGGTTGTACTGAAACACACTCATTTAAACGCTGAGGGCGAGGCGAGAACTGTTGAAGTGCATGGGTATCCGATTTTCGCGTCCGACGGTACAGTCGAGCGGGTGATTGAATATTGTATCGATGTGACAGAACAGGACGAACTGAAGAGGCAGTTACAACAAGCTCAGAAGATGGAAGCAATTGGTACTCTCGCTGGAGGAATTGCGCACGATTTTAATAACATTTTAACTGCTATTCTCGGGTATTCGGAAATGGTTCTTGAACAATTGCCGGATGGGAGCATGCTTCGGATGCAACAAGAACAAGTCATTAAAGCTGGAGATCGGGCAAAAGAGCTTGTTCGGCAGATTTTAGCTTTCAGCAGACAAGACAATCAGGAAAGGATACCAATGCAAATCCATATGATCGTCAGAGAGGCACTGAGCTTATTGCGATCCTCAATTCCAACTACAATAGAGATAATCACAAACATCGATACAAAAGCGGGTATGGTGCTGGTGGATCCAACGCAGATTCATCAGGTAGTAATGAATTTGTGCACTAATGCGTATCATGCAATGCGGATAACTGGCGGAACCATGACGATTAATCTGTCTGCTTGCCAGATTGGGAAAGAAGAATTACTTGCTCAAACTAAGATTTTATCTCCCGGTATCTACGTGAAACTTGAGGTGAGCGATACCGGTTGTGGTATAGACAAAAATACATTGGGAAAAATATTTGATCCGTACTTCACAACTAAAAAGAAGGGTGACGGTACCGGACTTGGCCTGTCTGTAGTTAACGGTATTGTAAAGAACTATGGCGGATATGTCTCAGTGTCAAGTGCGTTAGGGATAGGTTCAAAATTTGAGGTGTATATCCCGAGTATTCATGCCGTAGGAGATGTCACAAAAACTGAGCAAAAAGGATACCCATATGGAACAGAAAATATTCTTATTGTGGATGACGATGATAGTATTGTGAACTTGCAGCAGTTGATGCTTGAAAACCTCGGGTATCATGTGCGTTCTTTCACAGATAGCAATGAACTTTTACAGGCCTTTAAAAGTCTGCCTGGTGAAGTTGATCTGGTGGTTACGGATATGACCATGCCCGAGATGACCGGTGCGAAACTTAGCCAAAAACTCATGGCGGTGCGGCCTGATATTCCTGTGATTATTTGTTCCGGGTTCAGTGAGTTGATCGATGCAGGAAAAGCTGAAGCTCTTGGAATCAAGGCATACCTCAAAAAACCTGTCTCAAAAAGAGATTTGGCAGAGACAGTTCGCCGGGTATTGGATGAG
Proteins encoded in this window:
- a CDS encoding transporter substrate-binding domain-containing protein — translated: MTALVIFLSLGVHAQAQDNGKVGAREVVAAFPKNFPPHCFLDEKGEPAGFAIDVLNRVASMINVTVRYKPEHSFVEAVNSLNDGTADLIPNSGVTAERALEYDFTIPVETLNVVLFIRKTSHDIKGLDDLEGRKVAVLPTNVGEQIVRERGNITGVVYSEISTALFDLLAGHVDGFIYPKPAVLKLARQARIDDHFTIVGPPLAEIKRAIRLRKGDPLLDQLNPALKQFLRTKDYQNIYMKWYGKPQPFWTTTTVALTMGAILSLLLFCMFVWRYKSLAHLNILLNKEASIRKEVEGELRTHRDRLEELVSARTSELTESEERFHNLSDAAFEGIVFTEKGRILETNETFCSMFGYQSSELLSMDASDCVTFEERENVKNKILSDYELPYETEGLKKDGTTFPIEVRAKMFTYQGRLASVSAIRDISDKKKAQEKLAVSEAQLKNAQRLAHVGNWSLNLQTNYLEWSDEIYRIFEIEKKKFAASYEAFLDAIHPDDREMVNKAYSGSLTSKIPFSVEHRLLMKDGRIKYVIEQCESYYDNNGDPTSSVGTVQDITKRRTAELELEKLNEELEKRVTERTRQLQITSNDLQDTQRSLMNIVEDLNEKSRELEISNAKLQGLDRLKSLFIASMSHELRTPLNSIIGFSTIVLDEWFGPLNEEQKTKLAIVLRTGKHLLTLINDVIDVSKIEAGKMDSTIEEFDIRDLANEALELVKKDIDDKGLSLQIEVKPKKLHVDRRRLFQCLLNLFSNAVKFTEQGTITMKTSLLKGSSTFNGKDCLQITVSDTGIGIAEKDLPRLFTPFYRLDTPLRVREKGAGLGLYLVKKITEEILQGEVGMESIYGKGSSFFMKIPLVAQTGEENDENSSGG
- a CDS encoding response regulator encodes the protein MKTVLVVEDNQDNLELISIALKRSGYKVISAETGEMGVEIAVQERPYFIVMDIDLPGIDGFEATRRLRASEANCDIPIIAITSFAMSGDKDKIIGIGCNGYFEKPINPLTIVDDINKILEELGK
- a CDS encoding response regulator codes for the protein MKILIVDDNIDDRVLLRHIVERNGHEPIEAKDGKEGLEIAVHHHPDLIISDALMPVMDGFVFLKKIKEDEVLRTIPFIFYSATYQEDKDVALAKRLGARAYIFKPKDPIELWAEVEQTLFSCQQETAVSSKLLKEDEVECLEQYSEIVATKLEEKVAELENALCLCVESEREIQEQHECLQNVLDALTHPFYIINASDYTIVLANKASHLSRYKAGITCYQLTHNQSKPCTGQDHPCTIIEIKKNLGPVVLKHTHLNAEGEARTVEVHGYPIFASDGTVERVIEYCIDVTEQDELKRQLQQAQKMEAIGTLAGGIAHDFNNILTAILGYSEMVLEQLPDGSMLRMQQEQVIKAGDRAKELVRQILAFSRQDNQERIPMQIHMIVREALSLLRSSIPTTIEIITNIDTKAGMVLVDPTQIHQVVMNLCTNAYHAMRITGGTMTINLSACQIGKEELLAQTKILSPGIYVKLEVSDTGCGIDKNTLGKIFDPYFTTKKKGDGTGLGLSVVNGIVKNYGGYVSVSSALGIGSKFEVYIPSIHAVGDVTKTEQKGYPYGTENILIVDDDDSIVNLQQLMLENLGYHVRSFTDSNELLQAFKSLPGEVDLVVTDMTMPEMTGAKLSQKLMAVRPDIPVIICSGFSELIDAGKAEALGIKAYLKKPVSKRDLAETVRRVLDEKNG